In one Chitinophaga sancti genomic region, the following are encoded:
- a CDS encoding RNA polymerase sigma factor, protein MQASANNLNQTIITDHLVAQCKKGEVRAFRELYNAYSEAMYNICLRMTGNVADAEDTLQEAFMQIFRNIDRLENAGSVTAWIKRIVVNHCLSHLRRKKVYFEEVDNIEVAEEKGGLDEDSFAWTVSAIRDAIQGLPHGYRTVLNLYIFEEYSHKEIAAMLDITESTVKTQYMRAKDKVRQIIKQKNAIR, encoded by the coding sequence ATGCAAGCATCAGCCAACAACTTGAATCAGACTATAATAACAGATCACCTGGTAGCCCAGTGCAAAAAGGGAGAGGTTCGCGCGTTCCGCGAGCTGTACAATGCTTATTCAGAAGCAATGTACAACATCTGTCTGCGTATGACTGGTAATGTGGCTGATGCTGAAGACACACTGCAGGAAGCTTTTATGCAGATTTTCCGGAACATTGACCGCCTTGAAAACGCGGGTAGTGTAACGGCCTGGATCAAGCGGATCGTGGTAAACCACTGTCTGAGCCACCTGCGCAGGAAGAAAGTGTATTTCGAAGAAGTGGACAATATAGAAGTCGCAGAAGAGAAAGGAGGATTGGACGAAGATAGTTTTGCCTGGACAGTTTCCGCTATCAGGGATGCTATACAGGGTTTACCGCATGGTTACCGTACTGTGCTGAACCTTTACATCTTTGAAGAGTACTCCCATAAGGAGATAGCTGCCATGCTGGATATAACCGAGTCTACTGTGAAAACGCAATACATGCGTGCAAAAGATAAAGTGCGGCAGATCATTAAACAAAAAAATGCAATACGCTGA
- a CDS encoding outer membrane beta-barrel family protein, translating into MKTVAFILSIMTLGTATYAQTPGTGKVSGQVVQTGNKPVEFATITLLKASDSSLVKGAIADVNGKYEIEPVKEGKYLVAAAYVGMTKAYSQPFEIKNSPVKVNTLSLSTDTRNLKAVNVTGKKPFVEQRVDKMVVNVENSVVGAGANAMEVLEKSPGITIDKDDNISLKGKNGVVIMIDGKLTNMSSQDVAALLKSMPSSNIEQIELITNPSAKYDAAGNAGIINIKLKKNNTVGTNGSITLGGGYGATPKYNGSLNLNHRNAKYNVFGSYNYSHRQNNQTLLLYRSYPAEGKVNVFDNRNTHNQTSDYNGAKVGVDYFINKNHTIGVMVDAGLRNYSMPSNSVTMIGSGGMVDSTLRTDSKNPGDWNRMAYNLNYKGILDTAGKELSIDVDYARNHDSKRLNTFSNVYDASGKEFSHGDTTRNMQPSTIEIKTFKADYVNPLKHEAKLEAGLKFSFVKSDNDARFDSLRLNNWVYDYNRSNHFIYKENVNAGYINFSKQFKKWSVQAGLRGELSHIEGNSVTISKVTDTTYFNLFPSVFMSYNVAKDHQLGISYSRRIQRPDYEDLNPFEFYLDRYTKIAGNPYLKPSYSNNFELSHTFKQFLTTSVAYAHASNKMTQVAESEKDPATGDTSILRYRYLNIAKSDNFTFSISMPFPITKWWNSYTYLQGLYAKYSTVVDNNLVNVESGGFMGRTQHTFTLPYGITAEATFFYLSSQIADEGLMRMKPMYGLDCGLSKSILHKKGSLKLTVNDVFNQQRFRGTFTNAGRFMSVDSKWESRQVRVAFNYRFGNMNIKAARNHKTGLEDEQNRVKSN; encoded by the coding sequence ATGAAGACAGTAGCTTTTATTTTATCAATCATGACCCTGGGTACTGCGACTTATGCCCAGACACCAGGTACGGGAAAAGTGTCCGGCCAGGTTGTTCAAACCGGGAATAAGCCGGTAGAGTTTGCAACTATTACCTTATTAAAAGCATCAGATTCCTCCCTTGTAAAAGGAGCGATTGCAGATGTAAATGGTAAATATGAAATTGAACCTGTAAAAGAAGGGAAGTACCTGGTAGCTGCCGCTTATGTAGGTATGACCAAAGCCTATAGTCAGCCATTCGAAATAAAAAACTCACCTGTAAAAGTGAATACGCTCTCTCTGAGCACTGATACACGCAACCTGAAAGCCGTAAACGTGACTGGTAAAAAGCCATTCGTAGAACAGCGCGTAGACAAGATGGTTGTAAATGTAGAAAACAGTGTGGTAGGAGCCGGCGCCAATGCCATGGAGGTATTGGAAAAATCACCAGGTATCACTATAGATAAAGATGATAACATCAGCCTGAAAGGTAAAAACGGGGTTGTTATCATGATTGATGGAAAACTCACCAACATGAGTTCCCAGGACGTTGCCGCGCTGCTGAAAAGTATGCCCAGTAGCAATATTGAGCAAATAGAACTGATCACCAATCCTTCCGCCAAATATGATGCAGCGGGCAACGCCGGGATCATCAACATCAAACTGAAAAAGAACAATACTGTAGGTACCAATGGAAGTATTACCCTGGGTGGTGGTTACGGCGCAACGCCTAAGTATAATGGTAGCCTGAACCTGAACCACCGTAATGCGAAGTATAATGTGTTTGGTTCTTATAACTACAGCCACCGTCAGAACAACCAGACCTTATTATTATATCGCAGCTATCCTGCAGAAGGTAAGGTGAATGTGTTTGATAACAGGAACACTCACAACCAGACTTCTGACTACAATGGAGCCAAAGTAGGCGTGGATTATTTTATCAATAAAAACCACACGATCGGAGTAATGGTCGATGCCGGGTTGAGAAATTATTCTATGCCATCCAATTCCGTTACCATGATTGGTAGTGGTGGTATGGTAGACTCCACACTGCGCACTGATTCAAAGAATCCCGGTGACTGGAACCGGATGGCCTATAACCTGAATTATAAAGGTATACTGGATACGGCCGGCAAGGAACTGAGCATTGATGTGGACTATGCCCGTAACCATGACAGCAAACGATTGAATACATTCTCAAACGTGTATGATGCCAGCGGGAAAGAATTTTCACACGGCGATACTACCCGTAACATGCAGCCTTCTACAATCGAAATCAAAACATTCAAAGCTGACTATGTCAATCCTTTGAAACACGAGGCTAAACTGGAAGCAGGACTGAAATTCAGCTTTGTGAAATCCGATAACGATGCACGTTTTGACTCATTACGTCTCAACAACTGGGTGTATGATTATAACCGTTCCAACCATTTTATTTATAAGGAAAATGTGAACGCTGGTTATATCAATTTCTCCAAACAGTTTAAGAAGTGGTCAGTGCAGGCTGGTCTGCGTGGTGAGTTGTCACACATTGAAGGGAACTCTGTAACCATTTCTAAAGTGACAGATACGACCTACTTCAACCTGTTTCCAAGTGTGTTTATGAGTTACAACGTAGCGAAGGATCATCAGCTGGGCATATCCTACAGTCGTCGTATACAGCGTCCTGATTATGAAGATCTGAACCCTTTCGAGTTCTACCTGGACAGATATACCAAGATTGCCGGAAACCCATACCTGAAGCCTTCTTACAGTAATAATTTCGAACTAAGCCATACTTTCAAACAGTTCCTGACCACTTCAGTCGCATATGCACATGCATCCAATAAAATGACACAGGTAGCAGAGTCAGAAAAAGATCCGGCCACCGGCGATACATCCATCCTTCGCTACAGGTACCTGAACATTGCAAAGTCTGACAACTTCACCTTTAGTATTTCGATGCCGTTCCCGATCACGAAGTGGTGGAACAGCTATACTTACCTCCAGGGGCTGTATGCGAAGTATTCTACCGTGGTAGACAATAACCTGGTCAATGTGGAATCCGGTGGTTTCATGGGCCGTACCCAACACACTTTCACACTGCCTTACGGTATTACAGCAGAAGCTACTTTCTTCTATCTCTCTTCCCAGATTGCAGATGAAGGTTTAATGAGAATGAAGCCTATGTATGGACTTGATTGTGGATTGTCTAAATCTATCCTGCATAAGAAAGGTAGTCTGAAGCTGACAGTAAACGACGTATTCAATCAACAGCGCTTCCGCGGAACATTCACCAATGCTGGTCGCTTTATGTCAGTCGATTCCAAATGGGAGTCAAGACAGGTTCGCGTGGCTTTCAATTACCGCTTTGGTAACATGAATATAAAGGCTGCACGTAATCACAAGACCGGCCTGGAAGACGAACAAAACCGTGTGAAGAGCAATTAA
- a CDS encoding hemerythrin domain-containing protein: MQRHSTLVPLSQEHQRLLFVCRYLKNDAAPYEGFPLETDAKLAYIVKVFQEVMVPHIQKEEYLFELCQGKDPEIDRLLEELHQEHSSISRMYSALTVTEEKDMIAALDLLARSLEDHIRKEERVFFEKVQEELSDVLDSIKW, translated from the coding sequence CCTCTCTCGCAGGAGCACCAGCGCTTATTATTTGTATGTCGCTATCTTAAAAACGATGCTGCTCCCTATGAAGGCTTTCCACTTGAAACTGATGCGAAACTTGCGTATATCGTAAAAGTGTTTCAGGAAGTAATGGTGCCACACATTCAGAAAGAAGAATATCTTTTTGAATTGTGCCAGGGAAAAGATCCGGAAATTGATAGACTCCTGGAAGAACTACACCAGGAACACTCGTCTATCTCCCGCATGTACAGCGCCCTTACTGTAACGGAAGAGAAAGATATGATAGCTGCTTTGGATCTGCTGGCTCGTAGTCTTGAAGACCACATCCGCAAAGAAGAAAGAGTTTTCTTCGAGAAGGTACAGGAGGAATTGTCCGATGTACTGGATAGCATCAAATGGTAA